A genomic stretch from Candidatus Methanoperedens sp. includes:
- a CDS encoding DUF63 family protein → MGKFRWRIIMSGLIDFINRNFIDGIINDTSYNHFDMITYVIILFAGVFAILKLLNKLRIKVDEDFVLATIPFIFMGSVFRVIEDADILKPPVKYFFITPLIFFVVFSICFGTLLLARYLEKLRKIKNYIVAYAITGVVLSLAGIAILIYYTSNWNLSILVYSLVPALALTEIVKRASPAIHMTYLRSRIYSFAIFSFLLDSFTTYIGVDLLGYMNKHPFSSFLTSIFGTGAVLIPLSLILVMVIVFLLEKDSREDQDKDEKYMLTLTLIVLGFSMGARNLMAMVFGV, encoded by the coding sequence ATGGGCAAATTTAGGTGGAGGATAATTATGAGCGGATTGATCGATTTCATAAACAGGAATTTTATTGATGGTATCATAAATGATACAAGTTATAATCACTTTGACATGATAACTTATGTCATTATTTTATTCGCGGGTGTATTTGCTATTCTGAAACTGTTGAATAAATTGAGAATAAAGGTCGATGAAGATTTTGTCTTAGCCACGATTCCTTTTATTTTCATGGGTTCTGTGTTCCGTGTTATCGAGGATGCGGATATCCTGAAGCCACCTGTCAAATATTTTTTCATCACGCCGCTCATTTTTTTTGTAGTTTTTTCAATATGTTTCGGGACTCTTCTACTAGCGAGATATCTTGAGAAGCTCAGGAAAATAAAGAATTATATTGTTGCCTATGCGATTACCGGTGTTGTATTATCGTTAGCAGGGATTGCTATCCTCATTTATTATACATCTAACTGGAATCTCAGTATTCTTGTATACAGTCTTGTACCGGCTTTAGCATTGACAGAGATCGTCAAAAGAGCATCACCTGCGATCCACATGACATATCTTCGAAGCAGGATTTATTCTTTTGCTATCTTTTCATTTCTGCTCGATTCGTTCACAACATATATTGGAGTAGATCTGCTGGGCTACATGAACAAACATCCATTCAGTTCATTCCTGACTTCCATTTTTGGAACAGGAGCGGTACTGATTCCACTATCCTTAATTTTGGTCATGGTGATAGTTTTTCTGCTTGAAAAAGATTCCAGAGAAGATCAGGATAAAGATGAGAAGTACATGCTGACTTTGACGTTGATTGTTCTCGGTTTCTCCATGGGTGCAAGGAATCTGATGGCAATGGTATTTGGGGTTTAG
- the artA gene encoding archaeosortase A, producing MAVTLWIALGLLAAASVLPKAYNSRFLSGSSGWIFLSIYWFMQPPSYIEIQDYFNAFLVVAAAIFALFIAYITFQARNNEEGGHEVLISLSRAASVGGLIYFLFVDVEFLNIGIISLVTNQTIWIVEQLGYPVAQVAWNQLAVGGLLPIEIILACTAIESIALFMGLISSATKATLSQKFKAFMISVPVIYSLNLLRTSLTASAYGLAWFGTPDESFHITEHFIAKIGSLAALFVISYTILKMLPEVTDMIDDIFKLLKIEFRKLARLN from the coding sequence ATGGCTGTAACACTATGGATCGCCCTCGGACTTCTGGCTGCAGCATCAGTACTTCCAAAAGCCTATAATTCCAGATTCTTATCAGGAAGTTCTGGCTGGATATTCCTCTCTATCTACTGGTTCATGCAGCCTCCATCCTATATTGAGATACAGGATTATTTTAATGCTTTTTTAGTAGTCGCCGCTGCAATATTCGCCCTTTTCATAGCATATATCACGTTTCAGGCAAGGAATAATGAAGAAGGTGGTCATGAAGTACTTATCTCATTATCAAGAGCAGCATCAGTAGGCGGTTTGATTTATTTCTTATTTGTAGATGTGGAATTTTTAAACATCGGGATAATATCGCTGGTTACGAATCAGACCATCTGGATTGTTGAACAACTCGGATATCCCGTGGCTCAGGTGGCTTGGAATCAGCTTGCAGTGGGTGGTCTTCTTCCAATTGAGATAATCCTTGCCTGTACAGCTATTGAGAGCATAGCTTTATTCATGGGATTAATCTCGTCTGCTACAAAGGCTACACTTTCGCAAAAATTCAAGGCATTCATGATTTCGGTGCCTGTTATTTATTCACTGAATCTGCTGAGAACCTCCCTCACGGCTTCTGCTTATGGTCTTGCATGGTTTGGCACACCTGATGAAAGTTTTCATATTACAGAGCATTTCATCGCAAAAATCGGCTCGCTGGCTGCTTTATTTGTAATTTCATATACGATTCTTAAAATGCTACCTGAGGTTACAGATATGATCGACGACATATTTAAGCTGCTTAAAATAGAATTTCGCAAGCTTGCGAGGTTAAATTGA
- a CDS encoding isoprenylcysteine carboxylmethyltransferase family protein: MKKFLSNLISLGFIVLMVLALLEGISVLLGYENPANIEGSEHHAFTEYAYSNWGATLLSIGIFSVFVLSFLTPLKKQNWRTLGIYEAFIIALFSEMYGFPLTIYVLSSLFGLNLSFGHAQGHLLGVLISKAGFMSMDAAWALVMVTSSAVIFLGLFLMSKGWSMIHSSSGELVTEGIYRYVRHPQYLGLVVLTIGLLIQWPTIITLLMWPVLVLMYYRLAKREENEALEAFGERYEEYKRRTPMFLPSIKKAEQ; encoded by the coding sequence ATGAAAAAATTCTTAAGCAACCTTATCTCTCTCGGATTTATTGTGCTCATGGTTTTAGCTCTTCTTGAAGGCATATCAGTGCTTCTTGGCTATGAAAACCCCGCGAATATCGAAGGCTCGGAGCATCATGCATTTACGGAGTATGCTTACAGCAACTGGGGGGCAACACTTCTTAGCATCGGGATTTTCTCGGTCTTCGTGCTCAGCTTCCTTACCCCCCTGAAGAAGCAGAACTGGCGCACCCTGGGGATATACGAGGCGTTCATAATAGCTCTGTTCTCGGAGATGTACGGCTTCCCGCTTACGATATATGTTCTATCTTCGCTTTTCGGACTCAACCTCTCCTTTGGACATGCACAGGGGCACCTCCTTGGGGTGCTTATTTCTAAAGCAGGTTTTATGAGTATGGACGCTGCATGGGCACTTGTAATGGTAACAAGCAGCGCAGTTATATTCCTGGGACTATTTTTGATGTCAAAGGGCTGGAGCATGATACATTCATCATCAGGAGAACTTGTGACTGAAGGCATTTACAGGTATGTCAGGCATCCCCAATATCTTGGTCTTGTAGTATTGACCATTGGGCTTCTCATCCAGTGGCCGACCATAATCACACTTTTAATGTGGCCTGTTCTTGTTTTAATGTACTACAGGCTGGCAAAAAGAGAAGAAAATGAAGCTCTGGAGGCTTTTGGGGAGAGATACGAAGAGTATAAACGGCGTACACCCATGTTTTTGCCGTCTATAAAAAAAGCAGAACAGTAG
- a CDS encoding DUF2933 domain-containing protein → MESETKTPHINEGFFSKHKHTLMMVLGCIIPLLFLGILWVAGVSQNILSFGILLLCPIMHLLMMKNMKHDTQNPESRIDEKKKEELK, encoded by the coding sequence ATGGAAAGCGAAACAAAGACCCCACATATAAATGAAGGATTTTTCAGCAAGCACAAGCATACATTAATGATGGTGCTTGGCTGTATAATCCCACTTTTGTTTCTCGGAATTCTATGGGTTGCAGGAGTTTCGCAGAATATACTTTCTTTTGGAATACTGCTACTCTGTCCGATTATGCATCTTTTGATGATGAAAAATATGAAACATGATACGCAGAACCCGGAAAGCCGGATTGATGAGAAAAAAAAAGAGGAACTGAAATGA
- a CDS encoding YHS domain-containing protein — protein MQIDPICGMQVDENTAQYKTEYMGKTYYFCAPGCKKAFESEPEKYLKSGPVGMGEKKPWWKLW, from the coding sequence ATGCAAATAGATCCGATATGTGGAATGCAGGTAGATGAGAATACAGCGCAGTATAAAACAGAATATATGGGAAAGACCTACTATTTCTGTGCGCCCGGATGCAAGAAAGCATTTGAGTCTGAGCCAGAAAAATACCTTAAAAGCGGACCCGTAGGGATGGGCGAGAAAAAACCCTGGTGGAAGTTATGGTAA
- a CDS encoding cupredoxin domain-containing protein: MSRSKKHNGKLKEKQGKKLPYKGILFMVIVIAIFGSAIYLVMSKTASLEPEDKEAIKMTISMAGFEPNVIRAKVGQPVKINLINPDNSMHTDGGGIHNFNLKESGISNVNITVLPESQKVFTFTPEKAGEYHWYCESCCGGKENPSMHGTLIVA, translated from the coding sequence GTGTCAAGATCAAAAAAACATAATGGAAAGTTGAAAGAAAAACAAGGGAAAAAACTACCATACAAGGGCATTCTTTTCATGGTTATCGTTATTGCGATTTTTGGCAGCGCGATATATTTAGTCATGAGTAAAACAGCGTCCTTGGAACCAGAGGACAAAGAGGCCATTAAAATGACAATCTCCATGGCAGGCTTTGAACCCAATGTAATCAGGGCTAAAGTAGGACAACCTGTGAAAATAAACCTGATAAATCCAGACAATTCAATGCATACAGACGGCGGCGGTATTCACAACTTCAATCTTAAAGAATCCGGCATAAGCAATGTAAATATCACAGTCTTACCCGAGAGCCAGAAGGTATTCACCTTTACGCCCGAAAAGGCAGGGGAATATCACTGGTACTGCGAATCATGCTGTGGAGGTAAAGAGAATCCCAGTATGCATGGGACACTGATAGTTGCATGA